Genomic DNA from Geitlerinema sp. PCC 9228:
CTACCAGAATGTTTCCGACGGTTTTTCGTGCTGGTGTACCGCGATACCCCGTTCGAGCGTTTGTTGGGGTTGGTTCGGCATTCCGTACACTCTAGTGTAATTACAACTCGGACTCCCTTAGCCATAATTTTACCAATCGTTTTGGGGGGTTTGCATTAGACACAAATGGTTATTTTCGCATAGAACGTAGGGCAAGTTCAACCCATTTTTGAATTTTCACGTCTAG
This window encodes:
- the rpmG gene encoding 50S ribosomal protein L33, which produces MAKGVRVVITLECTECRTNPNKRSNGVSRYTSTKNRRKHSGRMEFRKYCPHCNKHTVHKETK